Proteins found in one Labeo rohita strain BAU-BD-2019 chromosome 11, IGBB_LRoh.1.0, whole genome shotgun sequence genomic segment:
- the itga7 gene encoding integrin alpha-7 isoform X1: MSLWRTQRRCTAGLCCLLLTLCFQISAFNLDTTTILIKEGEEGSFFGFSLALHQQLTPEPHSWILVGAPQARGVGTLRNSRPGALYRCPVTSEKCERVDIDGHVSLDRESKDNQWLGVTVKSQGIGGKVVTCAHLYELREHVNQTFETRDPIGRCYVLSEDLTERDDLDGGEWKFCEGRSKGHEQFGFCQQGLSASFTPDKNYILFGAPGTYNWKGLLFMASPVEDALVYKTLEPSKSSFEDVALNSYLGFSVDSARGLMSKSELTFVAGAPRANHTGAVVLLRKDNVYRLMPDHILWGEELASSFGYSVAVADLNSDGWTDIVVGAPNFFDRKAEIGGAVYVYLNPASHWEKARPIRLNGTYDSMFGMTVSSAGDLDRDGYEDIAVGAPFDGDGKVFIYRGSSSGIDTKPSQVLDGLNAGIKRLGYSISGGLDVDGNFYPDLAIGSLSDQVVLYRSRPVVHVIRDISIEPQYIDLMQHNCLGLDGVCVDVKACYTYTAYPDSYSPHITLGIHFEADVERRKLSLPHRVHFLDRSLSEPEYIHSVEVELRGQKHPDCQTVTFVVQENIQDKLRPVSLAITHTIRRSRHHQHTGHKHHNQLSPVLSLSPSNTLYSEVNFVREGCGEDKICQSNLQLSYQFGTKAPISNAFTPLPRDESDVPVFSLSDQRSVVLEVTVTNMPSDPENPQKDGDDAHAAQLLVSLPNTLSYSGLMGQQVLCEVNQNGSQALCELGNPLKREAMVKFYLILSTSAITIETTSLSVHLTLSTISEQPALAPVMAYARVVIELPLVLSGLARPHQLFFSGTVRGESAMASLQDIGSAVDYEFIVSNTGQSLQTFGSASLNILWPYELINRKWLLYPSALQVDGQSPTRCEPQSALNPLHLPLDQLPQAENLKSSRKVRSHIETEEDLVPKGPVGKITPAVSASERRKSLTLDCLLGSARCLLFQCPLHTFSGSIHFRIRAHMWNSTFIEEFSSVSAVELLVRANITIKSSIKHLVLKDAATQVSVMIYPEHGLSDQHSIPWWIILIAVLAGIIVLALLVCLLWKCGFFQRVQHKDKVPQYKAVKILRQDTQFQDKTFILHKKQWATHWSDGTI; this comes from the exons GATATTGGTTGGGGCACCTCAGGCCCGGGGTGTAGGAACTTTGCGGAACAGCCGTCCCGGTGCACTGTATCGCTGTCCAGTTACATCAGAGAAGTGTGAACGAGTAGACATTGATGGACATG TGAGTCTGGATCGAGAGAGCAAAGACAACCAGTGGTTGGGTGTCACAGTCAAAAGTCAAGGCATAGGTGGAAAAGTagtg ACATGTGCTCACCTCTATGAGCTCAGAGAACATGTGAACCAGACGTTTGAGACCCGTGACCCGATTGGACGTTGTTATGTGCTGAGTGAAGATTTGACTGAGAGAGATGATCTGGACGGGGGAGAGTGGAAATTTTGTGAAGGTCGTTCTAAAGGACACGAGCAGTTTGGCTTCTGCCAGCAGGGCCTGTCAGCTAGTTTCACACCTGACAAAAATTACATCCTCTTTGGGGCTCCAGGGACCTACAACTGGAAAG GGCTATTATTTATGGCCAGTCCTGTTGAGGATGCTCTGGTCTACAAAACTCTGGAACCGTCCAAAAGCTCATTTGAGGATGTCGCTTTGAACAGCTACCTGG GTTTCTCTGTGGACTCAGCCAGAGGTCTTATGAGTAAGTCTGAGCTGACATTTGTTGCTGGAGCTCCTCGAGCAAATCACACAGGAGCCGTGGTTCTGCTACGGAAGGACAACGTCTACCGGCTGATGCCTGACCACATTCTGTGGGGTGAGGAACTGGCTTCCTCCTTCGGTTATTCTGTGGCTGTAGCTGATCTGAACAGTGATGG TTGGACAGATATTGTAGTAGGAGCTCCAAATTTCTTTGACCGAAAAGCAGAGATTGGAGGTGCTGTGTATGTGTACCTGAACCCAGCCAGCCACTGGGAAAAGGCACGACCGATCCGGCTCAATGGAACATATGACTCCATGTTTGGGATGACTGTCAGCAGTGCTGGCGATCTGGACCGGGATGGTTACGAAG acATTGCTGTTGGAGCTCCATTTGATGGAGATGGGAAAGTTTTTATTTACCGTGGCTCTTCATCTGGCATTGATACCAAACCCTCTCAG GTTCTGGATGGACTTAATGCAGGCATCAAGCGACTGGGCTATTCCATATCTGGAGGACTAGATGTTGATGGGAATTTTTATCCAGATCTAGCTATTGGCTCACTCAGTGACCAGGTTGTGCTTTACAG GTCACGCCCAGTGGTCCACGTGATCCGAGACATTTCCATTGAGCCTCAATATATTGACCTTATGCAGCACAACTGCCTGGGCCTAGATGGTGTTTG TGTGGATGTGAAGGCCTGCTACACATACACTGCTTATCCAGACTCCTACTCACCACATATCA CACTTGGCATACATTTTGAGGCAGACGTAGAGCGCAGGAAGTTGAGTCTTCCTCACAGAGTTCACTTCCTGGACCGCAGTTTATCAGAACCGGAGTACATTCATTCTGTGGAAGTGGAGCTACGTGGACAAAAACATCCTGACTGCCAAACAGTGACTTTTGTTGTGCAG GAAAACATTCAGGACAAGCTGCGGCCCGTCTCTCTGGCTATTACACACACTATACGGAGAAGCAGACATCACCAACACACGGGACATAAACACCATAACCAGCTGAGCCCTGTACTGAGCCTCAGTCCCTCAAACACACTCTACTCTGAG GTCAATTTTGTCAGAGAAGGGTGTGGTGAGGATAAAATATGCCAGAGCAACCTTCAACTCTCCTATCAGTTTGGCACAAAAGCACCCATTTCAAATGCCTTCACCCCTCTACCACG AGACGAGTCTGATGTGCCGGTCTTTTCTCTGTCGGATCAGAGGTCAGTAGTGCTGGAGGTCACGGTGACTAACATGCCATCTGACCCAGAAAACCCACAGAAAGATGGAGATGATGCCCATGCCGCTCAGCTACTGGTGTCTCTGCCCAACACGCTCTCGTACTCTGGACTAATGGGACAGcag GTGTTGTGTGAAGTCAATCAGAATGGCTCTCAGGCACTGTGTGAACTGGGCAATCCACTGAAAAGAGAAGCGATG GTCAAATTTTATCTTATTCTGAGCACTTCTGCGATCACTATAGAAACAACCTCGCTGTCCGTTCATCTTACACTGTCTAC GATAAGTGAGCAGCCTGCTTTGGCCCCTGTCATGGCGTATGCACGAGTGGTGATCGAGCTTCCTCTGGTGCTCAGCGG ACTGGCTCGCCCCCATCAGCTGTTCTTCAGCGGAACGGTGAGGGGAGAGAGtgctatggcatcactgcaggACATCGGCAGCGCAGTGGACTACGAATTCATT GTGTCTAATACTGGGCAGTCTCTCCAAACATTCGGATCAGCCTCTCTGAACATCCTGTGGCCGTATGAGCTGATCAATAGGAAGTGGCTGTTGTATCCAAGTGCTCTGCAGGTGGATGGCCAGTCGCCCACTCGCTGTGAGCCCCAGTCAGCACTCAACCCTCTGCACCTACCCCTCGACCAGCTCCCACAGGCAGAAAACCTCAAG AGCAGCAGAAAGGTCCGCTCGCATATAGAGACTGAAGAAGACCTTGTTCCCAAAGGCCCAGTAGGCAAAATCACTCCAGCTGTTTCTGCATCTGAGAGAAGGAAGTCTCTCACACTG gattgtttacTGGGCTCTGCGCGCTGTCTGCTGTTCCAGTGTCCTCTACACACATTCTCTGGCTCAATCCATTTCAGGATCCGAGCGCACATGTGGAACAGCACTTTCATTGAG GAGTTTTCATCTGTTAGTGCTGTGGAGCTGCTGGTCAGAGCCAATATCACCATTAAATCCAGCATTAAACATCTGGTGCTGAAGGATGCTGCTACACAG gTTTCAGTGATGATTTATCCAGAGCATGGACTCTCAGACCAGCACAGCATCCCATGGTGGATCATTCTCATTGCCGTCCTGGCTGGAATTATTGTTCTTGCTCTGCTCGTATGTTTACTGTGGAAG TGTGGTTTCTTCCAAAGGGTTCAGCATAAAGATAAAGTGCCCCAGTATAAGGCTGTGAAGATCCTGCGGCAAGACACACAATTTCAGgacaagacttttattttgcacaaaaaacaaTGGGCTACCCACTGGAGTGATGGGACAATCTAA
- the itga7 gene encoding integrin alpha-7 isoform X2, translating into MSLWRTQRRCTAGLCCLLLTLCFQISAFNLDTTTILIKEGEEGSFFGFSLALHQQLTPEPHSWILVGAPQARGVGTLRNSRPGALYRCPVTSEKCERVDIDGHVSLDRESKDNQWLGVTVKSQGIGGKVVTCAHLYELREHVNQTFETRDPIGRCYVLSEDLTERDDLDGGEWKFCEGRSKGHEQFGFCQQGLSASFTPDKNYILFGAPGTYNWKGLLFMASPVEDALVYKTLEPSKSSFEDVALNSYLGFSVDSARGLMSKSELTFVAGAPRANHTGAVVLLRKDNVYRLMPDHILWGEELASSFGYSVAVADLNSDGWTDIVVGAPNFFDRKAEIGGAVYVYLNPASHWEKARPIRLNGTYDSMFGMTVSSAGDLDRDGYEDIAVGAPFDGDGKVFIYRGSSSGIDTKPSQVLDGLNAGIKRLGYSISGGLDVDGNFYPDLAIGSLSDQVVLYRSRPVVHVIRDISIEPQYIDLMQHNCLGLDGVCVDVKACYTYTAYPDSYSPHITLGIHFEADVERRKLSLPHRVHFLDRSLSEPEYIHSVEVELRGQKHPDCQTVTFVVQENIQDKLRPVSLAITHTIRRSRHHQHTGHKHHNQLSPVLSLSPSNTLYSEVNFVREGCGEDKICQSNLQLSYQFGTKAPISNAFTPLPRDESDVPVFSLSDQRSVVLEVTVTNMPSDPENPQKDGDDAHAAQLLVSLPNTLSYSGLMGQQVLCEVNQNGSQALCELGNPLKREAMVKFYLILSTSAITIETTSLSVHLTLSTISEQPALAPVMAYARVVIELPLVLSGLARPHQLFFSGTVRGESAMASLQDIGSAVDYEFIVSNTGQSLQTFGSASLNILWPYELINRKWLLYPSALQVDGQSPTRCEPQSALNPLHLPLDQLPQAENLKSSRKVRSHIETEEDLVPKGPVGKITPAVSASERRKSLTLDCLLGSARCLLFQCPLHTFSGSIHFRIRAHMWNSTFIEEFSSVSAVELLVRANITIKSSIKHLVLKDAATQVSVMIYPEHGLSDQHSIPWWIILIAVLAGIIVLALLVCLLWKCGFFKRSERQPHYETEYYRAQLQLQPSDVERKQASELH; encoded by the exons GATATTGGTTGGGGCACCTCAGGCCCGGGGTGTAGGAACTTTGCGGAACAGCCGTCCCGGTGCACTGTATCGCTGTCCAGTTACATCAGAGAAGTGTGAACGAGTAGACATTGATGGACATG TGAGTCTGGATCGAGAGAGCAAAGACAACCAGTGGTTGGGTGTCACAGTCAAAAGTCAAGGCATAGGTGGAAAAGTagtg ACATGTGCTCACCTCTATGAGCTCAGAGAACATGTGAACCAGACGTTTGAGACCCGTGACCCGATTGGACGTTGTTATGTGCTGAGTGAAGATTTGACTGAGAGAGATGATCTGGACGGGGGAGAGTGGAAATTTTGTGAAGGTCGTTCTAAAGGACACGAGCAGTTTGGCTTCTGCCAGCAGGGCCTGTCAGCTAGTTTCACACCTGACAAAAATTACATCCTCTTTGGGGCTCCAGGGACCTACAACTGGAAAG GGCTATTATTTATGGCCAGTCCTGTTGAGGATGCTCTGGTCTACAAAACTCTGGAACCGTCCAAAAGCTCATTTGAGGATGTCGCTTTGAACAGCTACCTGG GTTTCTCTGTGGACTCAGCCAGAGGTCTTATGAGTAAGTCTGAGCTGACATTTGTTGCTGGAGCTCCTCGAGCAAATCACACAGGAGCCGTGGTTCTGCTACGGAAGGACAACGTCTACCGGCTGATGCCTGACCACATTCTGTGGGGTGAGGAACTGGCTTCCTCCTTCGGTTATTCTGTGGCTGTAGCTGATCTGAACAGTGATGG TTGGACAGATATTGTAGTAGGAGCTCCAAATTTCTTTGACCGAAAAGCAGAGATTGGAGGTGCTGTGTATGTGTACCTGAACCCAGCCAGCCACTGGGAAAAGGCACGACCGATCCGGCTCAATGGAACATATGACTCCATGTTTGGGATGACTGTCAGCAGTGCTGGCGATCTGGACCGGGATGGTTACGAAG acATTGCTGTTGGAGCTCCATTTGATGGAGATGGGAAAGTTTTTATTTACCGTGGCTCTTCATCTGGCATTGATACCAAACCCTCTCAG GTTCTGGATGGACTTAATGCAGGCATCAAGCGACTGGGCTATTCCATATCTGGAGGACTAGATGTTGATGGGAATTTTTATCCAGATCTAGCTATTGGCTCACTCAGTGACCAGGTTGTGCTTTACAG GTCACGCCCAGTGGTCCACGTGATCCGAGACATTTCCATTGAGCCTCAATATATTGACCTTATGCAGCACAACTGCCTGGGCCTAGATGGTGTTTG TGTGGATGTGAAGGCCTGCTACACATACACTGCTTATCCAGACTCCTACTCACCACATATCA CACTTGGCATACATTTTGAGGCAGACGTAGAGCGCAGGAAGTTGAGTCTTCCTCACAGAGTTCACTTCCTGGACCGCAGTTTATCAGAACCGGAGTACATTCATTCTGTGGAAGTGGAGCTACGTGGACAAAAACATCCTGACTGCCAAACAGTGACTTTTGTTGTGCAG GAAAACATTCAGGACAAGCTGCGGCCCGTCTCTCTGGCTATTACACACACTATACGGAGAAGCAGACATCACCAACACACGGGACATAAACACCATAACCAGCTGAGCCCTGTACTGAGCCTCAGTCCCTCAAACACACTCTACTCTGAG GTCAATTTTGTCAGAGAAGGGTGTGGTGAGGATAAAATATGCCAGAGCAACCTTCAACTCTCCTATCAGTTTGGCACAAAAGCACCCATTTCAAATGCCTTCACCCCTCTACCACG AGACGAGTCTGATGTGCCGGTCTTTTCTCTGTCGGATCAGAGGTCAGTAGTGCTGGAGGTCACGGTGACTAACATGCCATCTGACCCAGAAAACCCACAGAAAGATGGAGATGATGCCCATGCCGCTCAGCTACTGGTGTCTCTGCCCAACACGCTCTCGTACTCTGGACTAATGGGACAGcag GTGTTGTGTGAAGTCAATCAGAATGGCTCTCAGGCACTGTGTGAACTGGGCAATCCACTGAAAAGAGAAGCGATG GTCAAATTTTATCTTATTCTGAGCACTTCTGCGATCACTATAGAAACAACCTCGCTGTCCGTTCATCTTACACTGTCTAC GATAAGTGAGCAGCCTGCTTTGGCCCCTGTCATGGCGTATGCACGAGTGGTGATCGAGCTTCCTCTGGTGCTCAGCGG ACTGGCTCGCCCCCATCAGCTGTTCTTCAGCGGAACGGTGAGGGGAGAGAGtgctatggcatcactgcaggACATCGGCAGCGCAGTGGACTACGAATTCATT GTGTCTAATACTGGGCAGTCTCTCCAAACATTCGGATCAGCCTCTCTGAACATCCTGTGGCCGTATGAGCTGATCAATAGGAAGTGGCTGTTGTATCCAAGTGCTCTGCAGGTGGATGGCCAGTCGCCCACTCGCTGTGAGCCCCAGTCAGCACTCAACCCTCTGCACCTACCCCTCGACCAGCTCCCACAGGCAGAAAACCTCAAG AGCAGCAGAAAGGTCCGCTCGCATATAGAGACTGAAGAAGACCTTGTTCCCAAAGGCCCAGTAGGCAAAATCACTCCAGCTGTTTCTGCATCTGAGAGAAGGAAGTCTCTCACACTG gattgtttacTGGGCTCTGCGCGCTGTCTGCTGTTCCAGTGTCCTCTACACACATTCTCTGGCTCAATCCATTTCAGGATCCGAGCGCACATGTGGAACAGCACTTTCATTGAG GAGTTTTCATCTGTTAGTGCTGTGGAGCTGCTGGTCAGAGCCAATATCACCATTAAATCCAGCATTAAACATCTGGTGCTGAAGGATGCTGCTACACAG gTTTCAGTGATGATTTATCCAGAGCATGGACTCTCAGACCAGCACAGCATCCCATGGTGGATCATTCTCATTGCCGTCCTGGCTGGAATTATTGTTCTTGCTCTGCTCGTATGTTTACTGTGGAAG TGTGGTTTTTTCAAGCGCTCGGAGAGGCAGCCTCACTATGAAACCGAGTATTACCGCGCTCAACTGCAGCTGCAGCCATCTGATGTGGAGAGGAAGCAGGCCAGTGAACTTCACTAA